The sequence below is a genomic window from Candidatus Saganbacteria bacterium.
CGATCCCCTCATCAAGCAATATCGCTTTAAATCTTCCGGCTATGAATTCCACCAATTGCTTATAAACTTTTTCAAAATCGGCTGCTTTAAGGATATCGCCGTAAAGTAAAGATGCGCGGCTTAAAACCTCATCCAACTGAAGTTCCAATTTGTTAACGACAATGATCTTTATAATGCCGTTAACGGCTCTGCGCAATCCATAGGGATCGGCGGAGCCTGTCGGGATCTTCCCAAGCCCAAAACATCCGGTCAAAGTATCGAATTTGTCGGCTAAAGAAACGATAGTCCCTGCTGTTGTCTTTGGAAGCATATCTCCCGCGAATCTTGGAAGATAATGTTCAAAAATGCCGTCTGCAACCGCGCGGTCTTCTCCCGACAATAACGAATATTCCCTGCCCATAACTCCTTGAAGTTCCGGAAATTCGAAAACCATTTGAGTCAATAGGTCGGCTTTCAAAAGATTCGCTGTTTTTTCGATTACAGCCAGCCCCTTTTCATCGACTCTCAAAAGCTTTGCGATATATTCGGATAATTTTTTTAATCTTTCGGTCTTTTGGGCCATATCACCGAGGCCTTCAAAGAATTGAACTCTCTTAAGATCTGAAACCCTTGAACTTAATTTTATTTTACTGTCTTCGTCAAAAAAGAACTTGGCGTCCGATAGCCTTGCTTTTATTACGCGCTCGTTGCCGCTACGGATATTTTTGGACCTGCAATTATCGCAGATCACGACGAACTGGTTCGTGATCTTCGATTTATAATCGAGTACGGGAAAATACTTCTGGTTCTTCTTCATGCTGGTAATAAGCACTTCTTTTGGAAGCGCCAAGAACTCCGGCTTGAACGAGCATAATATCGCGCTTGGATTTTCAACAAGGAAAGTTACTTCATTCAAGAGATCTTCTTCTATAAATGCGGACGGTGCTGTTTTCTTGACAGCGTTACGGATCATCTCTTTTCTCTTGTCTTGATCCACAACAACACCCTTCCTTAGGAGAATTTTAAAATATTTTTCCTTGTTGGGATCTGGGATCCGGGATTTGGGATCTTTTGAATATCTGTGGCCAAAAGTTATATTTGAAGATTTAATTCCAGCAAGCTCAAACTTAATGACCTTTGTTCCATAAAGAGCAAGTATCCAATGAATAGGCCTTATGAATTTATAATCTTGATCCCCCCATCGCATTAATATCGGCATATACAATGAATTGATGATATCCGGAAACAATGAGGCCAATAGCTTATCGGTTAGCTGTCCTTTTTTCAGGACTTGCGCGTGAACAAAATTTCTTCCGTTCTCGGTTTTAACCGTTATCTTTTTGAGGTCA
It includes:
- a CDS encoding glycine--tRNA ligase subunit beta, whose translation is MKKISSAILEIGCEEIPARFMPDMIADLLKKATEKLISSRLKYEKIETFGTPRRLVLVIEGLAPKQEDLQEELKGPPAEIAFDKEGRPTQAVIGFAKKNNLDLKKITVKTENGRNFVHAQVLKKGQLTDKLLASLFPDIINSLYMPILMRWGDQDYKFIRPIHWILALYGTKVIKFELAGIKSSNITFGHRYSKDPKSRIPDPNKEKYFKILLRKGVVVDQDKRKEMIRNAVKKTAPSAFIEEDLLNEVTFLVENPSAILCSFKPEFLALPKEVLITSMKKNQKYFPVLDYKSKITNQFVVICDNCRSKNIRSGNERVIKARLSDAKFFFDEDSKIKLSSRVSDLKRVQFFEGLGDMAQKTERLKKLSEYIAKLLRVDEKGLAVIEKTANLLKADLLTQMVFEFPELQGVMGREYSLLSGEDRAVADGIFEHYLPRFAGDMLPKTTAGTIVSLADKFDTLTGCFGLGKIPTGSADPYGLRRAVNGIIKIIVVNKLELQLDEVLSRASLLYGDILKAADFEKVYKQLVEFIAGRFKAILLDEGIAYDIIDASFANINDILFVGDIAKVLQELRSQEWFVKLIKTQDRVYRISASATRDQVHEHDLEYQVEKDLFDLYLKVNWEVEEKINKGDYKGAVQELLRLADPVEKFFEKALVMHQDERIKSNRLALLRSINLLFLKICEFRKIVV